The Diaphorobacter ruginosibacter genome contains a region encoding:
- a CDS encoding sensor histidine kinase N-terminal domain-containing protein codes for MKIFQREQRSLFGEILDWMLTPLLLLWPVSLALTWLVAQGLANKPFDRALEYNAQALAQLVTLQNGKVQFNLPQPASEILRADESDIVYYQVLAPDGRFLSGERDLPRPPEDEVPFSSEVRLRDAEMRGVDIRIAYIWVRVPLPDAPAALVQVAETRSKRSVLATEIIKGVMLPQFVILPLAVLLVWLALARGIKPLHLLEERIRARKPDDLSPLDHKAVPMEVAPLVDSVNDLLRRLNESIATQKRFLADAAHQLKTPLAGLRMQADLAQREGTSTEELKLSLKQIGRSSIRATHTVNQLLSMARAEGGSTSGLQRQPVDLARLVIDVVQDSVPRALDKGIDLGYEGAEPRAPGVLMEGNATLLKELVRNLVDNAINYTPSAPDRPGVVTARVLADTFGKVVMVQVEDSGPGVPEAERELVFQPFYRALGTEADGSGLGLPIVREIARQHGAEVRLEDVRPGATVPGAKFSVQFVALAESAGKDRSSA; via the coding sequence TTGAAGATCTTCCAGCGCGAGCAGCGTTCCCTCTTCGGTGAGATCCTGGACTGGATGCTCACGCCGCTGCTTTTGCTCTGGCCGGTGAGCCTGGCGCTGACCTGGCTGGTCGCCCAGGGCCTGGCGAACAAGCCGTTCGACCGGGCGCTCGAATACAACGCGCAGGCGCTTGCGCAGCTGGTCACGCTGCAGAACGGCAAGGTGCAGTTCAACCTGCCGCAGCCCGCGAGCGAGATCCTGCGGGCCGACGAGTCGGACATCGTCTACTACCAGGTGCTGGCGCCGGACGGGCGTTTTCTCTCGGGTGAGCGGGACCTGCCCAGGCCGCCGGAGGACGAGGTGCCGTTCTCCAGCGAGGTGCGGCTGCGCGATGCGGAGATGCGCGGCGTGGACATCCGCATTGCCTACATCTGGGTGCGCGTGCCGCTTCCCGATGCCCCGGCTGCGCTGGTCCAGGTGGCCGAGACGCGCTCCAAGCGCAGTGTGCTGGCCACCGAAATCATCAAGGGCGTGATGCTGCCGCAGTTCGTCATCCTGCCGCTGGCGGTGCTGCTGGTGTGGCTGGCGCTGGCGCGCGGCATCAAGCCATTGCACCTGCTGGAGGAGCGCATTCGCGCGCGCAAGCCCGACGATCTTTCGCCGCTGGACCACAAGGCGGTTCCGATGGAAGTGGCGCCGCTCGTCGATTCGGTGAACGACCTTTTGCGCCGGCTCAACGAATCCATCGCCACGCAGAAGCGCTTTCTCGCGGATGCGGCGCATCAGCTGAAGACGCCGCTGGCGGGCCTGCGCATGCAGGCCGACCTGGCGCAGCGCGAAGGCACGAGCACCGAGGAGCTCAAGCTTTCGCTCAAGCAGATCGGCCGCTCCTCGATCCGTGCGACACACACGGTCAACCAGCTGCTGTCCATGGCGCGCGCGGAGGGCGGCAGCACCTCGGGCCTGCAGCGCCAGCCCGTTGATCTGGCGCGGCTCGTGATCGATGTGGTGCAGGACAGCGTGCCGCGCGCGCTCGACAAAGGCATCGACCTGGGCTACGAGGGGGCGGAGCCGCGCGCTCCCGGCGTGCTGATGGAGGGCAACGCCACGCTGCTCAAGGAGCTGGTGCGCAACCTCGTGGACAACGCCATCAACTACACGCCCTCGGCACCCGACAGGCCGGGGGTGGTCACGGCGCGCGTGCTGGCCGATACCTTCGGCAAGGTGGTGATGGTGCAGGTGGAGGATTCTGGCCCTGGCGTGCCGGAGGCCGAGCGCGAACTGGTGTTCCAGCCCTTCTACAGGGCGCTGGGCACCGAGGCCGATGGCTCGGGCCTGGGCCTGCCCATCGTGCGCGAGATCGCACGCCAGCATGGCGCGGAGGTCCGGCTGGAGGATGTGCGGCCGGGAGCAACGGTGCCCGGCGCGAAATTCAGCGTGCAGTTCGTGGCGCTGGCCGAGTCGGCGGGCAAGGACCGAAGCTCAGCCTGA
- a CDS encoding nucleotidyltransferase family protein: MSSLPMLLILAAGSGSRFLASGGASHKLAARIGDASVLEHAIRNAEESGLQWHVVNTGEGGPGMGDSIAAGVRATASGNGWLVIPGDLPLVRPRSLVRVASALALATDHDVVVPRFHGMQGHPVGFVQGLREQLLALSGDKGASSVVRAARERHRVLDLELDDEGIVTDVDTVDDLRHAEALWRSRTGASSG, encoded by the coding sequence ATGTCCTCCTTGCCAATGCTCCTGATCCTCGCCGCCGGCAGCGGCTCGCGCTTCCTGGCGTCGGGCGGGGCCTCGCACAAGCTCGCCGCGCGTATTGGCGATGCCTCGGTGCTCGAGCATGCCATCCGCAACGCGGAGGAATCAGGCCTGCAATGGCACGTGGTGAACACGGGCGAAGGCGGACCGGGCATGGGCGACTCGATCGCCGCCGGTGTGCGGGCCACCGCCTCCGGCAACGGCTGGCTGGTCATTCCGGGCGACCTGCCGCTGGTGCGGCCGCGATCCCTCGTGCGGGTCGCATCGGCGCTGGCCCTCGCCACCGATCATGATGTCGTGGTGCCCCGCTTCCATGGCATGCAGGGGCACCCGGTCGGCTTCGTGCAAGGCTTGCGGGAGCAGCTCCTCGCGCTGTCGGGCGACAAAGGCGCCTCCTCCGTCGTGCGCGCCGCGCGAGAGCGGCATCGCGTGCTGGATCTGGAGCTGGACGACGAAGGCATCGTCACCGACGTCGACACCGTCGATGACCTGCGGCACGCCGAGGCACTGTGGCGCAGCAGAACAGGTGCCTCGTCAGGCTGA
- a CDS encoding (2Fe-2S)-binding protein: MPTSLSINGQDRSIEADPVTPLLWVLRDELGMTGTKFGCGMALCGACTVHLDGAPIRACVTPVSAVAGKRVSTIESMEDDSIGRAVQKAWLETDVAQCGYCQAGQIMSATALLKSNRSPSDDDIVAAMSGNICRCGTYHRIHAAIRRASGELAKGSK, translated from the coding sequence ATGCCCACTTCCCTCTCCATCAACGGGCAGGACCGCTCCATCGAAGCCGATCCTGTCACGCCGCTTCTCTGGGTGCTCCGCGACGAACTCGGCATGACCGGAACCAAGTTCGGTTGCGGCATGGCGCTGTGCGGAGCCTGCACCGTGCACCTGGATGGCGCTCCCATTCGTGCCTGTGTCACGCCGGTCTCGGCGGTTGCCGGCAAGCGGGTGAGCACCATCGAGAGCATGGAGGACGACAGCATCGGCCGTGCGGTGCAGAAGGCCTGGCTCGAAACCGACGTGGCGCAGTGCGGCTACTGCCAGGCGGGCCAGATCATGTCCGCCACGGCGCTGCTCAAGTCCAACCGCTCGCCCAGCGATGATGACATCGTCGCGGCCATGAGCGGCAACATCTGCCGCTGCGGCACCTACCATCGCATCCATGCGGCCATCAGGCGCGCTTCGGGCGAACTGGCGAAGGGGAGCAAGTGA
- a CDS encoding xanthine dehydrogenase family protein molybdopterin-binding subunit yields MMTRMQTPVLRRRTVLAVGATGFVLAVTRQGEVFAAEEEGRKYGADSMPGGTVDDPLVFVQIAGDGMVTITAHRVEMGTGVRTSLPLIVADEMEADWSRVKVVQAVADEARYGNQNVDGSRSVRHFMWPMRRVGAAARQMLEAAAAARWSVPVAEVRADRHEVVHARTGRRLGYGELAADAMRQSVPAADRRSLKKAAQFRYIGKDLVHAVDMEDIGRGRAVYGIDQHTKDMVYAVIERPAVLGARLKSRDTEAAMQVPGVLKVVEIPAYRGSPAFQPLGGMAVVAKNTWAAMQGRKALKLEWDASSNDGYDSTEYRKALEKAAREPGKAVRNQGDVAAAWGKAGERQRVAAEYYIPHHAHASMEPPSATVQISEDGKCRIWACVQDPQNALDGVAKVLGIDRSHITLQPLLLGGAFGRKSKADYVTEAAIIANAMRGSTVKVVWTREDDIQHDFYHAVSLERLEAALGPDGMPTSWLHRTVAPTIGSLFDSGAQGEGASEVGMGAINVPYRIPNLRVETGRVPAMTRIGWFRSVYNIPHAYATQCFIAELAHRAGKDHKAYALELIGPARRLDPGEAFSDRWNYSESPKRYPFDTGRLRGVIEAACKGAKWGRKLPKGRGLGLAFCYSFLSYVATVIEVEVNDQGEVRMIAADMAIDCGPQITPERIRNQMEGAVVMGMGIALMSEISFEKGAVKQSNFNDFLVARHNEAPAAIRTHMVNADRLDLPPGGVGEPPLPPVAPAIANAIFAATGKRMRDLPIRKVG; encoded by the coding sequence ATGATGACCAGGATGCAGACCCCCGTGCTTCGCCGCCGCACCGTACTGGCTGTGGGAGCGACGGGTTTCGTGCTGGCCGTCACCCGCCAGGGTGAGGTTTTCGCGGCGGAGGAGGAGGGGCGGAAATACGGCGCCGACTCCATGCCCGGCGGCACCGTCGATGACCCGCTCGTGTTCGTGCAGATCGCGGGCGACGGCATGGTCACCATCACCGCGCACCGCGTGGAGATGGGGACCGGCGTGCGCACCAGCCTGCCTCTGATCGTCGCGGACGAAATGGAGGCCGACTGGAGCCGCGTGAAGGTGGTTCAGGCCGTGGCAGACGAGGCGCGCTACGGCAACCAGAACGTGGATGGCTCGCGCAGCGTGCGCCATTTCATGTGGCCGATGCGGCGCGTGGGGGCGGCAGCGCGGCAGATGCTCGAGGCGGCGGCCGCGGCGCGCTGGTCCGTGCCCGTGGCGGAGGTCAGGGCAGACAGGCACGAGGTCGTCCACGCACGGACGGGACGCCGGCTCGGCTACGGTGAACTGGCGGCCGATGCGATGCGGCAGAGCGTGCCCGCTGCCGATCGGCGTTCGCTGAAGAAGGCGGCGCAGTTCCGCTATATCGGGAAGGACCTGGTGCATGCGGTCGACATGGAGGACATCGGTCGTGGCCGCGCGGTGTACGGCATCGACCAGCATACGAAGGACATGGTGTATGCGGTGATCGAGCGTCCGGCCGTGCTCGGCGCGCGGCTCAAGAGCCGTGACACCGAGGCGGCGATGCAGGTGCCTGGCGTGCTCAAGGTGGTGGAGATTCCCGCCTACCGGGGGTCGCCGGCATTCCAGCCGCTGGGCGGCATGGCCGTGGTCGCGAAGAACACGTGGGCGGCGATGCAGGGCCGCAAGGCGCTCAAGCTGGAGTGGGATGCAAGCAGCAACGATGGCTACGACTCCACGGAATACCGCAAGGCCCTGGAGAAGGCCGCGCGCGAGCCCGGCAAGGCGGTACGCAATCAGGGCGACGTGGCGGCCGCCTGGGGAAAGGCCGGCGAGAGGCAGCGCGTGGCCGCTGAGTACTACATTCCGCACCACGCGCACGCCTCGATGGAGCCGCCCTCGGCCACCGTGCAGATCAGTGAGGACGGAAAATGCCGCATCTGGGCCTGCGTGCAGGATCCGCAGAACGCACTGGACGGCGTGGCGAAGGTGCTGGGCATCGACCGCTCCCACATCACGCTGCAGCCGTTGCTGCTGGGCGGTGCATTCGGCCGCAAGTCCAAGGCCGACTACGTGACCGAGGCGGCGATCATCGCCAATGCGATGAGAGGCAGCACGGTGAAGGTGGTGTGGACGCGCGAGGATGACATCCAGCACGATTTCTATCACGCGGTGTCGCTGGAGCGCCTCGAGGCCGCCCTCGGCCCCGATGGCATGCCCACATCGTGGCTGCACCGTACCGTGGCGCCGACCATCGGCTCGCTGTTCGATTCGGGCGCACAGGGCGAGGGCGCGAGCGAGGTGGGCATGGGGGCGATCAATGTGCCGTACCGGATTCCCAACCTGCGCGTCGAAACGGGCCGCGTACCGGCGATGACGCGCATCGGTTGGTTCCGCTCGGTCTACAACATCCCGCATGCCTACGCGACCCAATGCTTCATCGCGGAGCTGGCGCATCGTGCGGGCAAGGACCACAAGGCCTATGCGCTCGAGCTCATCGGTCCCGCGCGCCGGCTCGATCCCGGCGAGGCGTTCTCCGACCGCTGGAACTATTCGGAGTCACCGAAGCGCTATCCGTTCGACACCGGCCGCCTGCGCGGCGTGATCGAGGCCGCATGCAAGGGGGCGAAATGGGGGCGCAAGCTGCCCAAGGGACGCGGCCTCGGGCTGGCTTTCTGCTACAGCTTCCTGTCCTATGTGGCGACGGTGATCGAGGTGGAGGTGAACGACCAGGGGGAGGTCAGGATGATTGCGGCCGACATGGCCATCGACTGCGGCCCGCAGATCACGCCGGAGCGCATCCGCAACCAGATGGAGGGAGCCGTCGTCATGGGCATGGGCATCGCGCTGATGAGCGAGATCTCGTTCGAGAAGGGCGCGGTGAAACAGTCCAATTTCAACGACTTCCTGGTGGCGCGCCACAATGAAGCGCCCGCGGCGATTCGCACACACATGGTGAACGCCGACCGCCTGGACCTGCCGCCTGGCGGTGTGGGCGAGCCACCGCTGCCGCCCGTGGCGCCCGCGATTGCCAATGCGATCTTTGCGGCAACGGGCAAGCGCATGCGCGACCTGCCGATCCGCAAGGTGGGTTGA
- a CDS encoding N-formylglutamate amidohydrolase, with amino-acid sequence MTADSPRFTARQGSTPLVLDSPHSGTDYPADFRSALPLSVLRQAEDTHVEKLYDFAADLGAAWVEAHFPRIYLDANRDTTEIDVDLFDAAWPHEVTRDEVVLQKVRLGKGLIWRCTDDGRPIYDRQLSVAEGQQRIAQCWVPYHDAVARAIDEAHARHGYSIHINCHSMPSVAASHATLHPGLAHADFVIGDRDGSTSSPALSRRICDFLKARGYDVEYNHPYKGVELVRRYGKPEQDRHSIQIEINRRIYMDEETLAISQPGFDRLKKDLRDLVDMLLATDPREK; translated from the coding sequence ATGACTGCCGACTCTCCCCGATTCACTGCCAGGCAAGGCAGCACACCCCTGGTGCTGGATTCGCCGCACAGCGGCACCGACTACCCCGCCGACTTTCGCTCTGCCCTGCCGCTGTCCGTGCTGCGCCAGGCAGAGGACACGCACGTGGAAAAGCTCTACGACTTCGCGGCAGACCTGGGGGCGGCCTGGGTGGAGGCGCATTTCCCGCGCATCTACCTGGACGCCAACCGCGACACCACCGAGATCGACGTCGACCTGTTCGATGCGGCGTGGCCGCATGAGGTCACGCGCGACGAGGTCGTGCTGCAGAAGGTGCGCCTGGGCAAGGGCCTGATCTGGCGTTGCACCGACGACGGTCGGCCGATCTACGACCGCCAGCTGTCGGTGGCCGAGGGCCAGCAGCGCATCGCGCAATGCTGGGTGCCCTACCACGACGCCGTTGCGCGCGCGATCGACGAGGCCCACGCACGGCACGGATACAGCATCCACATCAACTGCCATTCCATGCCGTCGGTGGCGGCAAGCCATGCGACGCTGCATCCGGGGCTTGCGCATGCCGATTTCGTGATCGGCGACCGGGACGGCAGCACGTCGTCACCCGCGCTGTCGCGGCGGATCTGCGATTTCCTGAAGGCGCGCGGCTATGACGTGGAATACAACCACCCCTACAAGGGGGTCGAGCTGGTGCGCCGCTACGGCAAGCCGGAGCAGGACCGGCACAGCATCCAGATCGAGATCAACCGCCGCATCTACATGGATGAGGAAACGCTGGCGATCTCGCAGCCTGGGTTTGACAGGCTGAAGAAGGACCTGCGCGACCTGGTGGACATGCTGCTGGCCACGGATCCCCGGGAGAAATGA
- a CDS encoding SPOR domain-containing protein: MLRIAVLILVLANAGYYAWSQGMLRGMGWGPAIQSEPQRLQQQIEPQKMLVKPVPPATLTTEAAASPAPSASLAASVAASSPASTGTPPASAASSTAPASSPVAAAPASAPQRTVCLQAGSFDEHQAQALRAAAQSTLSGADWKLESTSVAGRWMVYMGKLADDEAVARKRSELRALQIDYDRPGPSFEPGLSLGRFSTEEAAQRALTQLTSKGVRTARVVVERKEATTYMFKLPAVDDALRARLGGMKSALGGKALQGCS, encoded by the coding sequence ATGCTGCGCATCGCCGTACTGATTCTGGTGCTCGCCAACGCGGGCTACTACGCCTGGTCGCAAGGCATGCTGCGCGGCATGGGCTGGGGGCCCGCGATCCAGTCGGAGCCGCAGCGGCTCCAGCAGCAGATCGAGCCGCAGAAGATGCTGGTAAAGCCCGTGCCCCCCGCCACGCTGACCACCGAGGCAGCGGCATCCCCGGCACCTTCCGCCTCGCTTGCCGCCTCGGTGGCGGCATCGTCCCCCGCATCCACCGGCACGCCACCTGCCTCCGCGGCCAGCTCCACAGCCCCAGCCTCCTCACCTGTGGCCGCCGCTCCCGCCAGCGCACCGCAGCGCACGGTCTGCCTGCAGGCCGGCTCGTTCGACGAGCACCAGGCGCAGGCCCTGCGGGCCGCGGCCCAGAGCACCCTGTCGGGAGCCGACTGGAAACTCGAATCCACCAGCGTCGCGGGCCGCTGGATGGTGTACATGGGCAAGCTGGCCGATGACGAGGCCGTTGCCAGGAAACGCAGTGAACTGCGCGCCCTGCAGATCGACTACGACCGTCCCGGCCCGAGCTTCGAGCCAGGCCTGTCGCTGGGCCGCTTCTCCACCGAGGAGGCCGCTCAGCGCGCACTCACGCAGCTCACCAGCAAGGGGGTTCGCACCGCCCGCGTGGTGGTGGAACGCAAGGAAGCCACCACCTACATGTTCAAGCTGCCCGCCGTCGACGATGCCCTGCGCGCCAGGCTGGGCGGCATGAAGAGCGCACTGGGCGGAAAAGCGCTGCAAGGCTGCAGCTGA
- a CDS encoding biotin--[acetyl-CoA-carboxylase] ligase, giving the protein MSTRAPIRWPAEALWQAIVADVPDFTIEVVPTIDSTNTELMRRARAGRCEPILLVTEEQTAGRGRLGRPWQSAEPSAEAALQDERGPASLMMSLGLPLRPKDWSGLSLAVGVSVADSIQPEIPRPGSSVPRVGLKWPNDLWLEGDRKFGGILVETASFVAPQGMMTGDEQGNLRYVVVGIGLNVLPRPGDGMTTQPACLAEIDARWTAPEALQAVVPPLVRTVLSFARTGFAPFRPRFAERDLLRGRAVNLSNGESGVASGVSDDGTLLVQTTTGLQPITSSDISVRPQGQPLPGENRP; this is encoded by the coding sequence GTGAGCACCCGCGCCCCCATCCGCTGGCCCGCCGAAGCCCTGTGGCAGGCCATCGTGGCCGACGTGCCGGACTTCACCATCGAGGTCGTGCCGACAATCGACTCCACCAACACCGAGCTCATGCGCCGGGCGCGTGCCGGCCGCTGCGAGCCCATCCTGCTCGTGACCGAGGAGCAGACCGCGGGCCGTGGCCGCCTGGGCCGCCCCTGGCAAAGCGCCGAACCGTCGGCGGAGGCGGCCCTGCAGGATGAGCGCGGCCCTGCCTCGCTGATGATGTCGCTGGGCCTGCCGCTGCGCCCCAAGGACTGGTCCGGCCTGTCGCTCGCCGTGGGCGTGAGCGTCGCGGACAGCATCCAGCCCGAGATTCCGCGGCCGGGCAGCAGCGTGCCGCGCGTGGGCCTCAAGTGGCCCAATGACCTGTGGCTGGAAGGCGACCGCAAGTTCGGCGGCATCCTGGTCGAGACCGCCAGCTTTGTGGCACCCCAGGGCATGATGACCGGAGATGAACAAGGCAACCTGCGCTATGTGGTGGTGGGTATCGGACTCAACGTGCTTCCGCGCCCGGGCGACGGGATGACGACGCAGCCCGCCTGCCTCGCCGAGATCGATGCACGCTGGACGGCTCCCGAGGCGCTGCAGGCCGTGGTTCCACCGCTGGTCAGAACCGTTCTTTCTTTTGCACGCACGGGCTTCGCCCCCTTCAGGCCGCGCTTCGCGGAGCGCGATCTGCTGCGCGGGCGCGCGGTGAACCTGAGCAACGGCGAAAGCGGCGTGGCCAGCGGTGTCAGCGATGACGGCACCCTGCTGGTGCAGACGACCACGGGACTGCAGCCCATTACCAGCTCGGACATCAGCGTGCGCCCGCAAGGCCAGCCGCTGCCGGGCGAGAACAGGCCCTGA
- a CDS encoding SET domain-containing protein, with product MARNAPSNIPTIAPGRRIQTRQSGVHGKGVFAVQDIAEGEVIIEYVGEIIDWQTAQDRHPHDPKQPNHTFYFHVDKNRVIDAKHGGNSARWINHSCDPNCFADEIDGRIFITALQNIHAGEELNYDYGLIIEERYTPKLKAEYPCWCGSSNCRGTLLAPKRGWVPKGMEPAGKKKKAEKPAKDAKAESKKIAKSGKKADKAKASAQDKAPKKDKKPRKVKGGDRGGKQ from the coding sequence ATGGCCCGCAACGCACCCTCCAATATCCCGACCATCGCGCCGGGCCGCCGCATCCAGACACGCCAGTCGGGCGTGCACGGCAAGGGCGTCTTCGCAGTGCAGGACATTGCGGAAGGTGAAGTCATCATCGAGTACGTAGGCGAGATCATCGACTGGCAGACGGCCCAGGATCGCCATCCCCACGACCCGAAGCAGCCCAACCACACGTTCTACTTCCATGTGGACAAGAACCGCGTCATCGATGCCAAGCACGGCGGGAATTCGGCGCGCTGGATCAACCACAGCTGCGACCCGAACTGTTTCGCGGACGAAATCGATGGACGGATCTTCATCACCGCCCTGCAGAACATCCACGCAGGCGAGGAACTCAACTACGACTACGGCCTGATTATCGAAGAGCGTTATACCCCGAAACTCAAGGCCGAATATCCCTGCTGGTGCGGGAGTAGCAACTGCCGCGGCACGCTGCTCGCGCCCAAGCGCGGCTGGGTGCCCAAGGGAATGGAGCCTGCCGGCAAGAAGAAAAAGGCCGAGAAACCCGCCAAGGACGCCAAAGCGGAATCAAAAAAGATAGCAAAATCCGGCAAGAAGGCCGACAAGGCCAAGGCATCCGCACAGGACAAAGCCCCCAAAAAGGACAAGAAACCACGCAAGGTCAAGGGCGGCGACCGAGGCGGCAAGCAGTGA